One genomic segment of Candidatus Methanomethylicota archaeon includes these proteins:
- a CDS encoding glycosyltransferase family 4 protein, which produces MVAYGGAAAAVAHLSAYLTSKGVENKILALVATDNFIKATRSLDIDVYSKSIISTYDYLRKEDIFRKIISTISGGLILRSYVKMFSGNFDIINPHNFPASWASILHKKPVVWMMNEPPDVYSLTVPRWFDLIRNIGIKIDSYLVRNYIDQICVNSFVTYRQALQRYRKKANVVLFGIDYNRYSNGFPDKIIEKYKLKDRFIILTAGMLSPSKNQLASIKAIEVVRKYIPNVILVLAGGGETNYVNMLKEYVKFKKLEKYVIFTGFLSGNDIINMYHACDIGLYPFREQGGLLAPFENLCAGKPVIVSPSNGAAELIKRYDLGIVTHNYAEAIINIYNNYSYYLKKAQRAKEIVKTQFSWEKYGERLLRVFEKCYNSTSVDELCRKSLYPHEGKGTRYE; this is translated from the coding sequence TTGGTAGCTTATGGTGGAGCGGCAGCTGCTGTAGCACATTTGTCTGCTTATCTAACTTCCAAGGGAGTAGAAAACAAGATACTTGCTCTAGTAGCTACAGATAATTTTATAAAAGCTACCCGCTCACTAGATATAGATGTATATAGTAAGAGTATAATTTCAACATATGATTATTTACGGAAGGAAGATATCTTTAGAAAAATTATATCCACAATCTCTGGCGGGTTAATTTTAAGAAGTTATGTAAAAATGTTTTCAGGAAATTTTGATATAATTAACCCACATAATTTCCCTGCTAGTTGGGCCAGCATTTTACATAAAAAGCCAGTTGTATGGATGATGAACGAACCACCTGACGTATATTCGCTTACTGTACCACGTTGGTTTGATCTAATTAGGAACATAGGAATTAAAATAGATTCCTATTTGGTTAGAAACTATATCGACCAAATATGTGTAAATAGTTTCGTAACTTATAGGCAGGCACTACAAAGATATAGGAAAAAGGCAAATGTGGTATTATTTGGTATCGATTATAATAGATATTCTAACGGTTTTCCAGATAAAATTATTGAGAAATATAAACTTAAAGATCGCTTTATAATTCTTACAGCTGGTATGTTAAGCCCTTCGAAAAACCAATTAGCAAGTATCAAAGCTATTGAAGTGGTAAGAAAATATATTCCAAATGTAATACTTGTACTTGCTGGAGGAGGTGAAACGAACTATGTCAATATGCTAAAAGAATATGTAAAGTTTAAAAAATTAGAAAAATATGTAATATTCACGGGCTTTTTATCTGGTAACGATATCATAAATATGTATCATGCATGTGACATAGGTCTCTATCCATTTAGAGAGCAGGGTGGATTACTGGCTCCATTTGAAAACTTATGTGCCGGTAAGCCTGTGATAGTTTCGCCAAGCAATGGAGCAGCTGAATTAATAAAACGATATGATCTTGGAATAGTTACTCATAATTATGCAGAAGCTATAATTAATATTTATAATAACTATAGTTATTATTTAAAAAAAGCTCAAAGAGCAAAAGAAATCGTAAAAACACAGTTCTCATGGGAAAAATATGGAGAAAGGCTCCTTAGAGTATTTGAAAAATGCTACAATTCTACCTCTGTCGACGAACTTTGTCGCAAAAGTTTATACCCTCATGAAGGCAAGGGTACTCGTTATGAGTAA
- a CDS encoding glycosyltransferase, with translation MSDPKPLRVAIVGLFGFNSSKVSGAATFLRRFIEALSDFPQLDLYVVGEKCNTLSWRPKGVHIYCCWKEKTYFIDIPICLAYLKPDIIYIHHEHFLYGKKYIHAILFPFMLILSKFLLRNTKIMVNLSGIATQYDDISRTERLPPVISTIAGGVIFIIEKLIIKLANIVSVNNLLAKYIILNRYKTSIDKVYLLPIGINYSEIKLNKEDARKRLGLSHYDYILLFFGYLSYYKGLENLIEAYKMLSKTLRKRTILLIAGGLHPRLVKNKSYIHWVKKLIANAKAIDDGKIVFTGFVRDDDIPLYYYASDLIILPYKTYIASSGPLHLALEYGIPLIVSKYIVEDFILEIKDIAVVDSEPQAIVSRIEYLLKNEDELMRIKSFLIQARDKRNWKNIANDIVDFWSKINEARS, from the coding sequence ATGTCTGATCCGAAGCCTCTCAGGGTCGCTATAGTGGGACTTTTTGGGTTCAATTCCTCTAAGGTAAGTGGGGCAGCTACATTTTTAAGAAGATTCATTGAAGCTTTAAGCGACTTTCCTCAATTAGATCTTTACGTTGTTGGTGAGAAATGCAATACACTATCTTGGCGGCCAAAGGGGGTGCACATATACTGCTGTTGGAAAGAAAAAACATATTTTATAGATATACCTATCTGTTTAGCCTATTTGAAGCCCGATATAATATACATACACCATGAACATTTTCTTTATGGGAAGAAGTACATTCACGCTATTCTATTCCCTTTTATGCTTATTTTATCGAAATTTTTGTTGAGGAATACAAAAATTATGGTTAATCTATCAGGTATTGCTACACAATATGATGATATATCGAGAACAGAACGTCTCCCCCCTGTAATTTCAACGATTGCGGGTGGTGTGATATTTATTATAGAGAAGTTAATAATTAAATTAGCTAACATCGTTTCGGTGAATAATCTTTTAGCTAAGTATATAATCTTAAACCGTTATAAAACATCAATTGATAAGGTTTATTTGTTACCTATAGGGATTAACTATTCTGAAATTAAATTGAATAAGGAAGACGCACGTAAGCGTCTTGGATTAAGTCATTATGATTATATATTACTTTTCTTTGGGTATCTTTCTTATTATAAGGGTTTAGAAAACTTAATAGAAGCTTATAAAATGCTTAGTAAGACGTTAAGAAAGAGAACTATACTTCTAATAGCTGGAGGGCTTCATCCACGCCTAGTTAAAAACAAAAGTTATATACATTGGGTTAAAAAATTAATAGCAAATGCTAAAGCAATAGACGATGGTAAAATTGTTTTTACGGGCTTTGTTCGTGATGATGATATCCCATTATACTATTATGCTTCGGATTTAATTATTTTGCCATATAAAACGTATATAGCATCGAGCGGTCCTCTGCACCTAGCTTTAGAGTATGGTATACCACTTATAGTTTCTAAGTATATTGTAGAGGATTTTATTTTAGAAATTAAAGATATTGCTGTTGTTGACTCTGAGCCTCAGGCTATAGTTTCTCGAATAGAATACTTGTTAAAAAATGAAGATGAATTAATGCGCATTAAGAGCTTTCTTATTCAAGCACGTGATAAACGGAATTGGAAAAATATAGCAAACGATATAGTCGATTTCTGGTCAAAGATTAATGAGGCACGCTCATAG